Proteins from a single region of Fusobacterium gonidiaformans ATCC 25563:
- a CDS encoding AAA family ATPase, with translation MQEIKGLPNGISNFKVLREKNYYYIDKTSFIEELQQEIGKTILFTRPRRFGKTLNMSMLQYFWDIQHAEENRTLFQGLYIESSPYFSEQGKYPVIFLSLKDLKERTWEGCQKAMKKLLSDLYDKHQFLREFLNPRDLKYFDHIWMEEKEANYSGVLKDLAKYLFQYYQKKVIILIDEYDTPMVSSYEHGYYEEAIAFFRNFYSAALKDNEYLQTGLMTGILRVAKEGIFSGLNNLVVYSILDEKYSSYFGLTEEEVEEALQYYEMEYKLQDVKEWYDGYRFGNTEIYNPWSILNYISNKKLDAYWIHTSNNFLVYDLLEKANINIFDDLQKVFQGKEIQKTIEYSFPFQDMTNPQEIWQLLVHSGYLKTEKSLDNHRYALKIPNQEIQSFFEKSFLNRFLGGVDMFGEMITALKKGKIEIFEKKLQDILLTKVSYHDVGQEEKYYHNLVLGMILSMSKEYEIHSNLESGYGRYDISLEPKDKTKLGFILELKIAKSEEELEKKAKEALQQIEEKKYDIEMRERGIQEIIPLGISFYGKKIQVLKSMKKAV, from the coding sequence ATGCAAGAGATAAAAGGATTACCGAATGGTATTAGTAATTTTAAAGTATTAAGAGAGAAAAATTACTACTATATCGATAAGACTTCCTTTATAGAGGAATTACAACAAGAAATCGGAAAAACAATTTTATTTACCAGACCTAGAAGATTTGGAAAAACATTAAATATGTCGATGTTGCAATATTTTTGGGATATTCAACATGCAGAAGAAAATAGAACACTCTTTCAAGGATTATATATAGAATCTTCTCCTTATTTTTCAGAACAGGGAAAATATCCTGTTATTTTTCTTTCTTTGAAAGATTTAAAAGAAAGAACATGGGAAGGATGTCAGAAAGCAATGAAGAAACTTCTCTCTGATTTATATGACAAACATCAGTTTCTTCGTGAATTTTTAAATCCAAGGGATTTAAAATATTTTGATCATATATGGATGGAGGAAAAAGAAGCAAATTATTCTGGTGTATTGAAAGACTTGGCTAAATATCTTTTCCAATATTATCAAAAAAAAGTAATCATATTGATTGATGAGTATGATACTCCTATGGTATCTTCTTATGAACATGGGTACTATGAAGAAGCGATCGCTTTTTTCCGCAACTTTTATAGTGCTGCTTTGAAAGATAATGAATATTTACAAACAGGATTGATGACAGGTATCCTACGAGTAGCGAAAGAAGGAATTTTTTCCGGTTTGAATAACTTAGTGGTTTACAGTATTTTAGATGAGAAATATAGTTCTTATTTTGGATTAACAGAAGAAGAAGTGGAAGAAGCTTTGCAATATTATGAGATGGAATATAAGCTTCAAGATGTGAAAGAATGGTATGATGGATATCGATTTGGAAATACAGAAATCTACAATCCCTGGTCTATCTTGAATTATATCTCCAATAAAAAGTTAGATGCTTATTGGATTCATACTTCTAACAATTTTTTAGTATATGATTTATTGGAAAAAGCAAATATCAATATTTTTGACGACTTACAAAAGGTCTTTCAAGGGAAGGAAATTCAAAAAACAATAGAGTATTCTTTTCCTTTCCAAGATATGACAAATCCACAAGAAATATGGCAATTATTAGTTCATAGTGGGTATTTAAAAACAGAAAAATCTTTGGATAATCATCGCTATGCTTTAAAAATTCCCAATCAAGAAATTCAAAGTTTTTTTGAGAAAAGTTTTTTAAATCGCTTTTTAGGTGGAGTGGATATGTTTGGTGAAATGATAACAGCTCTCAAAAAAGGAAAGATTGAAATTTTTGAGAAGAAGTTACAGGATATTTTGCTAACCAAGGTAAGTTATCATGATGTAGGGCAAGAAGAAAAATATTATCATAATTTAGTCTTAGGGATGATATTATCGATGTCAAAAGAATATGAGATTCACTCAAACTTAGAAAGTGGTTATGGGAGATATGATATCAGCTTAGAGCCAAAAGATAAAACGAAGTTAGGATTCATTTTAGAGCTGAAAATAGCGAAGTCTGAAGAAGAACTAGAGAAAAAGGCAAAGGAAGCTTTACAACAAATAGAAGAGAAAAAATATGACATAGAGATGAGGGAAAGAGGAATTCAAGAGATTATTCCATTAGGAATTTCTTTTTATGGAAAGAAGATACAAGTATTAAAATCTATGAAAAAGGCAGTCTAA
- a CDS encoding esterase/lipase family protein codes for MNYRIILIHDFGKSYRDMEKLEEHLFSMGYVVENLNFPLTFADLQSSKDILLQRIHNLKESGLTERDEIVLIGFGFGGILIRECLHNKEFLQNVDTLLFISSPWNNSTLHRRIKRVFPFINLFLKPLRAFSKEPIQLPRKLKVGLIIGTEYYNLFGHFLGEYNDGYVTKKDCFIPGAQDVIYLPICHREIHKKIGTAKYISNFISKGKFRVN; via the coding sequence ATGAATTATCGAATTATTTTAATCCATGATTTTGGAAAATCATATCGAGATATGGAAAAATTGGAAGAACATCTATTTTCTATGGGATATGTTGTAGAAAATTTAAATTTTCCTCTGACTTTTGCAGATTTGCAATCCTCTAAGGATATTTTATTGCAACGAATTCATAATTTAAAGGAAAGTGGACTGACAGAGAGAGATGAAATTGTGCTAATTGGTTTTGGTTTTGGTGGAATTTTAATTCGAGAATGTTTACATAACAAAGAATTTTTACAAAATGTGGATACCTTACTTTTTATCTCCAGCCCTTGGAATAATTCTACTCTTCATCGTAGAATCAAAAGAGTCTTTCCTTTTATCAATCTCTTTTTAAAACCTCTAAGAGCCTTTTCCAAAGAACCTATTCAACTTCCTAGAAAGCTGAAAGTGGGTCTTATCATCGGAACAGAATACTACAATCTTTTCGGACATTTCCTAGGAGAATACAATGACGGCTATGTCACAAAAAAAGATTGTTTTATTCCGGGAGCACAAGATGTCATCTATCTTCCTATTTGTCATCGAGAGATTCATAAAAAAATCGGAACAGCAAAATATATCAGTAATTTTATCAGTAAAGGAAAATTTAGAGTAAACTAG